A genomic segment from Phytoactinopolyspora mesophila encodes:
- a CDS encoding DeoR/GlpR family DNA-binding transcription regulator — MGVTVVTNSLSIAAELAGSTTVSLRVTGGLSRPASHQLLGPDLIRFLNRISLTVAVVGIDGISIESGLTIGHRDEAVGTAAMMSRAERVIVVADGTKVGRVAAARVCGIAEIDELVTDDSADQRVISDIERRGVRVSTEAARQGHDQNARMCNVDCTPSPHP; from the coding sequence ATTGGCGTGACCGTCGTGACGAATTCACTCAGTATTGCCGCCGAATTGGCCGGGTCGACCACTGTGAGTTTGCGCGTGACAGGTGGGCTCAGCCGGCCGGCGTCGCACCAACTACTCGGTCCGGACCTGATCCGGTTCCTCAACCGGATCAGTCTGACCGTCGCCGTCGTCGGCATCGATGGAATATCCATCGAGTCCGGCCTGACCATAGGTCATCGGGATGAAGCGGTCGGCACTGCCGCGATGATGTCGCGTGCCGAACGGGTGATCGTCGTCGCCGACGGCACGAAGGTTGGCAGGGTCGCCGCCGCCAGAGTCTGCGGAATCGCCGAAATCGACGAACTCGTCACCGACGATTCCGCCGATCAGCGCGTAATATCCGATATTGAGCGTCGCGGTGTCCGAGTGTCGACTGAAGCAGCAAGGCAAGGACATGACCAGAATGCGAGAATGTGCAATGTAGATTGCACACCTTCACCTCACCCATAG
- a CDS encoding right-handed parallel beta-helix repeat-containing protein — protein MWRSSLVSSRQSGAQPSRRSLLSGALIGGGGLAAGSILGASPAAAAPPNWKRFGVDHPGGDPDETSIQAALNNARDAGGGHVNVGPGTWRIHNEHLRIYANTRLTLSPGTVLLRTGALTAMLSNGPRDGSDTTTTGYDGPGNIIVEGGTWDFNAREVPRPGWGLVFGHAANIVLQHMEILDVSEWHAVEYNAVFNGVIDSCTAIGSIERPSAAWNQEALSIDLAWPGLQPFGAADYTQSKMIRITNNYCSGWPTFAGDHSGYTNSSHEQFIIANNTMRDLSYWGVSLRNVNRAVITGNTMNDVGGGIWVRPHDDPNYDNHRANTGIVVSDNVVDTTTRDEGIRVRGIVDDVLGDGRIYGSSVTGNVVRNAERTGIVVRWAPEAQVSNNTVLGAKVYGIEVLNSPASVVGSNYVRDLDQDGIAVTGGESHQVTGNSVANAARSGGDGAGIRFNGVSAANVQGNKVTSVSPRPAHAISSDAASADIFYPNNDVRGGYDTTPFDLQGSGHSDTAGNAT, from the coding sequence ATGTGGAGATCGAGTCTCGTATCGTCCCGGCAGTCCGGCGCCCAGCCATCGCGGCGTTCGCTCCTGAGTGGAGCATTGATCGGTGGTGGTGGCCTCGCCGCCGGATCCATACTGGGTGCTTCGCCGGCCGCCGCGGCCCCGCCGAACTGGAAACGCTTCGGCGTCGACCATCCCGGAGGCGACCCCGACGAGACTTCCATACAGGCGGCCCTGAACAACGCCCGGGATGCCGGAGGGGGCCACGTGAACGTCGGACCCGGAACCTGGCGCATCCACAATGAGCACCTGCGCATCTATGCCAACACCCGGCTGACTCTCTCGCCCGGCACTGTCCTGCTCCGCACCGGCGCGCTGACCGCGATGCTGAGCAACGGTCCGCGGGACGGCTCGGACACGACCACCACAGGCTACGACGGCCCCGGCAATATCATCGTCGAAGGCGGCACCTGGGACTTCAATGCGCGAGAGGTGCCGCGCCCTGGCTGGGGCCTGGTCTTCGGGCATGCCGCCAACATCGTCCTCCAGCACATGGAGATCCTCGACGTATCCGAGTGGCACGCGGTGGAGTACAACGCCGTCTTCAACGGAGTGATCGACTCGTGCACCGCGATCGGATCGATCGAACGGCCCTCCGCGGCGTGGAATCAGGAGGCGTTGAGCATCGATCTCGCCTGGCCAGGACTACAGCCGTTCGGCGCGGCCGACTACACCCAGAGCAAAATGATCCGGATCACCAACAACTACTGCTCCGGATGGCCGACCTTCGCCGGCGACCACAGCGGCTACACCAACTCCAGCCACGAGCAGTTCATCATCGCCAACAATACGATGCGCGACCTGTCGTACTGGGGCGTCAGTCTTCGCAACGTCAACCGGGCCGTCATCACCGGAAACACGATGAACGACGTCGGCGGTGGCATCTGGGTCCGCCCGCACGACGACCCCAACTACGACAACCACCGGGCGAACACCGGCATCGTCGTGTCGGACAACGTCGTGGACACCACCACTCGCGACGAGGGCATTCGGGTACGTGGGATCGTTGATGACGTGCTCGGAGATGGCCGGATCTACGGTAGCTCGGTCACCGGGAACGTCGTGCGCAACGCCGAAAGGACCGGGATCGTGGTTCGGTGGGCGCCGGAGGCGCAAGTCAGCAACAACACCGTGCTGGGTGCGAAGGTCTACGGCATCGAGGTCCTGAACTCCCCCGCCTCCGTGGTCGGAAGCAACTACGTGCGCGACCTGGACCAGGACGGGATCGCCGTCACCGGCGGCGAGAGCCACCAGGTGACGGGCAACTCGGTCGCCAATGCGGCACGATCGGGAGGCGACGGGGCCGGAATTCGCTTCAACGGAGTCTCGGCGGCGAATGTCCAAGGCAACAAGGTGACATCGGTGTCGCCACGGCCTGCTCACGCGATCTCGTCCGATGCGGCCTCGGCGGACATCTTCTATCCGAACAACGACGTGCGCGGCGGCTACGACACAACCCCGTTCGATTTGCAGGGATCGGGCCACTCCGACACCGCGGGCAACGCGACCTGA